The sequence AATaacccaaaatttccccaataaaattctaaaaaactctttaaaaattatttcaaaacccCACTAAACACCCCAAGatccccccattttccccaaacTCAGCGAGCAGCAGCGCGAACCCTGTTGGGACCTGTCGCGAGTAGAGTCTGGCTACCATGGCTTGGAAGGATGCTGATAAAGCATCGAGATGTGACAAAGGtaacacagatggacacaaagGACAGAACACAGACACAGATTACACAAGAGATACCAGTTAtttacccagagctggaaggaactggagcagccatcaagtgcagcatctcagagccagagctggaaggaagaaCGTGCCACAGTCAGAGCTGGAGGTTCAGCAAGCTGGACTGGGAAACACCTGcaagtgaaacaagcagaaggaacagaaaccTGGGCCCTCAGATATCCTGAGCAGTAAGTGAGCAAGGGGTGCAGGATCAGGAGCTGTGAGAACCAGGAACAGCTCTCGTGCAGGGGCTCCATGGGCTGGAGCTGTTACAGGCACAGGTGTCCctgagggagagctgagctcacctgcagctgcagcaggaacatctCGAGGCTGGATCCGGACTGAGTGCACCCTGGACTCTGAGCCAGGCGCAGGCGTGGGTGTCCCTaaccaggagctctgggcagcgGGGAGCCCAGCCTCTTCCACTGGGGACTGAAGCCATGCCAAGTGCCACTCTCGGCGTGGAGGCgtctcccagtcccatccctgagagcagaaggaggcaggggctctcctggggacatggtgcagcagcatctcctctgtcTCTGCACAAAGGGGGGTCAGTCAGCACCCCCCAgggtgctcagcacagccccacataACCCACAGGAGATGCCTGTCTTGGTGCCACGCTGGGCCCGTGCTCCTCACCTGGGCTCATCCTCCCGTGTcagtgtgccagggctgctcctgttgGGGCCGTGTCCCAGCCCGAGCCCCTCGGCCAgtcccctgtgctgcttcctgcatgGAGACAGTCCCTGGGGAGGaagatgctgcagctttgcctcttGGAAGATGCAGCTCttgccccagcaggagctgccaaccctcagcacagatctctgcaggcagcaaaagGCAGTGGTGAAAGCAGGCACTGCTCTTAAGGACTGCAGCCGACCCCGTGGGCCATCACgtgccccttttctctgcagtgctgcaggggctgggtcACAGCCCGAGACCTGCCCCAACGGCTGCAGCTTTCCGGGCAAACGAGAGCCCCGGCGCCTCTCGGAAGCTTctcctgggcaggctgggccCAGGGCTGGTCGAGAGGCTTTGCCTCCTGTCCTTCCCCCTGCTGTGGCCGCAGGCCCCACCTGCccctttccagcctgacccGCACTTTGGtggctctgcatccctctggtGAGCCCGGgagagggaatggagctgtgccgggccgggctgcccaggcagggcttcTGGACAACGAGGCACGGCTCGCTTGGAGACAGGGACAGTCAGGAAACCCCTCCCCAGACTTACCAAATCTCACAGGAATGACAGGGGGCTGCAACTGCCCCATCCTCTGCGGGAGCCCAGTCGGGGGAGGCCCATtctggggggctgtgccaggcagccttctctgcagcttccccacaGCTGAATCTCTGCAAATACATTTGGAAAACAGTTGGGTAGATTCAAAGTCCCAGAGCACTGCCTGGCTCCCTTCTCTACCGTGtcacactcacctgcaggagaGGCCACAGGCTGGGGCCAGCCCCGAGCCAAAAAGGAGAGTCCCAATCCtacaaaatgccccaaaaaaaGCCCGACCACAACTAAAAAACTCCCTACCTCtgaccaaataaaaacaaaaataaaacccctttaaatacagaaaacttacacctatatttaatatttaatttctactcCTATTCATATttgatattatatatattacatatattgtTCAATAAATTTACAATGCAATTTACATTATAACATATATACTAcacttttataatttattatgcACATAATTATGCACatattacaaaaattaatttctagtttatgtatataaatatatcctTACATATATTTGTAcgtttatattttttaatattatttattaaaaagctcAGCCACTATCCAAAtagaaaccaaaaaaccctttatttttaaatatatttcaaattttttaaaataaatatatatatgtaatttaaatatataaataaataatatataaaatatatttatatataataattatttctataatatatatacatatatattttttaaaatatatgtatctcatatttatatctgtaatttatatattatgtatatgGTACACCATAACATGTATGATACTATTTCTATTATATCCTACATATATACTTCTATTTGTTTACATTCTATACttatacatatatttacacgtacatacatttatacatatttttagttttagttttagatatatttttagttttatgtttGTATACattgtatatttgtatatttatatttgcttatattaattatatttatgttatttattaaaaatcctacctctaaccaaataaaaccaataaaacatttatttaagctatagttagatattttttatatttatattttcctgtcttctacacccagctctccctgtgaatgttctggcactcttgggtccctctgggggacggcacccggcaccacccccccattccccactcccctgccccttcaccgcagcgtggctccctctcctcgggaccttggggtgccccaaaggacacgggagcccccgagtctccaccccctgtccccctcagccttttttccacACCCACAAAGAACGACTGCAGCCCGACAGGGGCAGCCCAGAAGTTCCCcagccccgcagacacaggcGACAGGAGGCAGAAGGAGGGAGTGCCGGCAAAGAGGACAAAGGAAGAAACCCCCTCCCGCACCTCTCACTTTTCTGGCTGAGaaagcagctgcctcctcctgctggctgctcccggcTGCGGGCAGGGCGATGGCTcgggcagctctgcaggctgttctttcttcctcgatgttatttgtgttttcctccgTTTCCCCGGGCGGGAGGGGGGCcgggagggagcagagaggagacGGGACGCCTGGGAAAGGGTCGTTCCTGAGGCGGAGCCCGGCAGAGAGAGGCGTGCCGCAGCTGCCTGCCGGCGCCCGCCGGGCTCCGGCGTGCCCGCGGTGCCGCTGGGCGCACGGCCCGTGTCCACACGCCTGGCAATGCCGCGGAAAACGGCGCCGGGCGGGGGGATCGGCATCGGGgcgcgggcaggcagcccaaaCACGGACCAAGGTCCTTCATTTCCCGCCCTTTCTTGCGGCTGTCTTTGTTGTGGCCGAAGCCACTTCTGGTCGGTcgccatctttgttgtggccGAAGTCACGTCCGGTTGCCGTGTTTCTTGTGGTTCCCTTCAAGGCCCTCGCCCCTCACAAAGGCATCATTCTTATCTCCTACCTTAACCCGACCCGACGCTGGCAGCGATGGACGCCGACCAACCCCGCGCTCTTGGCACGGTATTCCGCCTCCATTCCCGGCGCTTGGATGCATCGGGGTGCTGCTTCCAGTTTAAAATGGCGGCGTCCGTGCTTGCCACCCTCTTCCATACAATATGGCGGTGGCCGTGCTTGCCACTCTCTTCCGTACAATATGGCGGCGCCCTTGCCCATCACGTGCTTCCGGTTCAAGAATGGCGTCGCCCATTACAGTCACGTGCTTCCGGTTCAAAAATGTCGGCACCCATATCCGCCACGTGCTTCCGGTTCAAAATGGCGGCGCCCATAACCGACACGTGCTTCCGCTTCAAAATGGCGGCGCCCATAACCGACACGTGCTTCCGGTTCAAAATGGCATCGCCCGTTTTCGCCACGTGCTTCCGGTCAAATATGGCGGCGCTTGTGTTCGCCACGTGCTTCCGGTCAAATATGGCGGCGCCCTAGCTGCCACGTGTTTTTTAGGTAAATATGGCATCTCCAACGCGGCCGCGTGGTGCTGGACAAATGTGGCTGCGACTACATAGTCACGTGTTGCCGGACAATATGTCGGCGGCCATTCTGCCATGTGATAGGGGACAGTTTTTGCTGCCCCGATGAACGTGGTCGGGCCGAAGGGGTGACCTGATGACATGGAGAGGCGGGCCGACCCTATGACGCGCGGGAGCGTGGCGAGGCGGTGACGTGAGGGGGGGCAGGCAGCGGCTGTGACGAGAGGGGCGCGGCCGTGGCTGTGACGGGAGGGTCGGGGCCGCGGCTGTGACGAGAATAGCGGGGCCGTGGCAGTCACTGTAACGTGTGGGGCGTGGCCGTGGCTGTGATGCGGGGGGGGCCGACCCGATGACGTGTGGGGCCGTGGGCGGAGCCCGGGCCGCTGACGTGCGGTCGCTAACGTGACAGCGCTTCCGGTTCGGGTGCCGGCGGTGCCGCCGCTCCCTCGGCGGGCGGAGTGTGGGGCTCGGGCACCCGGCGGCATCGGGGCGGGCGCTGGGGCcgcgcggcgctgccgctgctgctccggGCTGCTGCCGGGGCTCCCGTGCCGCCGGCCGTGCGCGGGAGGGCGGTGCGGGGATTTCCCCGCGCTGAGGGGAACCGGCCCCGGCACCTCCCAAACCCGCCGCTCTGGCGCTGCCAGGGAGTTTCTATCCAGCGTAGGCAGAGAATTCTTTACATCTGTAAGTAATTTCTGATGTGGCCGTGCCGCTTTGACAGtatgtcctgggttggtgttatgtctgctcctctcccgctcccacacctcgctgtctgcatggagctgccgccggtgccctttctcccccccgggggggtggtgccccggggctgtgcttgcttggcttgccctgctgccccggctgctgctgctgcttgctgcgctagctaccccggccgctgcttctgccccgctgcttttgccctattgcttctgcccgctgctgccccggctctgccctggctgctgctgctttcccctccccctttctctccttcagctccaagatctgtaccggctccggacgggacctgagcatcagagactgcctccggagcctgcccaagaagcttcttgcccttcccagcagcgaccgtctctcacttcggtgaaaacatttcttttgtcatctgggattgtactttcctgttgctgggaagtgtttttcttgtgtttgttaataaacaagtttttccacttttccccccgagtaaaattctctccgagcccagtgggggggaggaattgtgaggggggtttattttggggggctcctttggaggcttttccccagttttgtcctaaacttgcacaaataatttggtggcccgtacggggaaaaaatccctcttCATGCCCTTGCAGCGGCATTCTTGcactaaaatggaaatttagCCCTTCTGCCTAGGTCTGTTCACAGAATCAcggaatcctggaatggtttgggtgggaacGCTCATTAAAGCTCGCCTAGTTCCACTCCTGCCATGAACAGAAATGCCTTTCAGCAGCCCCGGGTGCTCCGAGCCCCGGTGTCCCACCTGGatttggacacttgcagggatccagcagcagccGCAGCTTCTCTGTGCCGGACAGCAGCATTGAAAGGCAGAGTGAAGGTTCAGCAGGGATGTTTGTGTTGCACTTAACGTTGTATGTATGTGTGACAAAGGTgcctttcaccttttttttattttttttttttttatttcttgataaATTAGAAGGATGCCTTGTATTCTTGCAGTGTTGCATTCTacctctcttctttttcctagTGGTCTGGATCCTCtgcttaggtttttttttttttttttttcattttttagatGGCCTGGGTGTGGTGGATGTCCCGATTGAGGGCAGTGATGgctttcatgaagaaatctttaaatgaagaaaGGATTACCCAaacatttcccttccctgctgcattaGAATCCAGGAATATCCTGTTGCTTCAGTCTGAAAATGGAACAGGtacaggtttttttggtattgtgcCATTTCTACCAGTGGTGTGAAAGGGGCATCACTTTTagccatttttaataattttggaggatatttttgggatgattttggctggttttttgggtgttttttgggttttttttctcacattcggctgccagctccaggtgatttttggggttttttggggggaatttttttcacggttttttggtaatttttgggggtttttttggaataTTTGTGAGAGGGGGTTGGGAGTTTTCtgggggaaattttttgggatgttttggggaatttttttaggaatttgttttgggtttttgaaaatttttggggggtttttgataatttttggggatattttggggggttttttttgggacttttcgggtggatttttgggggaaattttttgggggaaattttgggaggaaatttttagggggaaattttttgggatttttttgggcaatttttttggggtgttttggggaattttttcggggggggtttgggaatttttttggggttttgggaatttttggggatatttttggggaaattttttgggtatttttggctgtttttttgggatgttctttgggtttttttcttgtctttggcagccaggtccaggtgattttggggggggggatttaggaatatttttggtaatttttggggatttttgggggatttttgaggggagttttttttgagttttggtaattttttagaacttttttggggaatatttttgtggtggttttaggtgggttttttggggatttgtttggttttttggcatttttgggagggttttgggaCTATTTGGGGAATatgtttggggtgtttctggggtttttttccttacctttggCAGCCAGGTTATGGtgatttttgggaggttttggtaattttttggggtgtttttaggttttttgggggggtttttgggaatttttttgagatattttttgggtgttttggaggttttctggggattttttgggactttttggggggattttgggggaaattttttgggatgttttggggaatttttttggggaatatttttttgggtttttgggaatttttttggggaatttttggggtgtttttggctgtttttttaggtagttttttggtttttttctctttggctgccagctgcaggtgattttggggagtttttttttttgggatatttttggggtggttttggctgtttttttaggtagttttttggtttttttctcactttggctgccagctgcaggtgattttggggaggtttttttttgggatatttttggtaatttttggggattttttgggggaatatttTTTTGGGTGCTCCAGCTTTGGTCTGGCTCAGcttgtgctgccagtgaacacactgatCGCTGAACCTcttctcagcttgtttttaCACATCCAAATTCCTTCAAGCTTCATCTGTTTCCTGGCATTGGGAGAAGGGATAAGTGAGAAGCGTTTAGCACAGCAAAACGAATAGAAGGGAGCCTCCCCCCCCCATCGTTATCCAGCCTCACTGATGTCCTTGAGGGGGACTTGACCAAGATCCCTGGAATGCAGCTGATTTTCACCCACTCTGAGGTCGGGCTCCAGTGTATATTTTTATGCAGAAGATGGTAGCCAGATGCACTCCCAGTTCAGAAAGCTGATTTAATTTCAGAGCCTGAGGAGTGGCCTCCAGAGATTCTTTTCCCTGAGGAAAGAGATGCACATACCCACCTTCAGGGCACCTTAGGTCTTACATCCCTGTTAAAACTTTCCATCAGTTCTGTAGTTCTGGTTGGGTTCCTGAAACACTCTAAACTTAATCCAAACTAAACTGTGTCAGATTTTGAACTTCTATTTTAAGGCATCTCCAAGGGATATTGCTTgggatttaatttctgtgagGGAAGATTCCCTTGGCTTTAACACTGCTGTTGTGTGATGTCATCAGGCTAAAAAGAAAGGGATTCGGGGTGGGTAGGACACACCTGGGTGAGTGTGTGGGAGCTCTGAGAGGTTAGCACTGTGAATTGTTCCCTCCACAAACACAACATGCTGACATTCCCACGTGCCAGCTGGTTTCTTGGAGTGTTTCTGGGGTGTTGGTGGGATCTGTCTGAGGTGACAGACCTTAGGTGCATGTTCAGAACAGCCCATCACTGAGGAGCTGAGATGAGAGCTTTATCTGTGCCCATCCTGTCAGGGCATCCCAGTGCCCACCAAtgtgttcccatccctgggatgtgTTTTGCAGAGGAGCCCTGTCTGGGAGACACATCCATCTTGTGCCAGATGGAAGTAGTGgcctgctgcttctccatcccTGGCTCCCCCAAACCTGTGCCATGAGTCCTGtggccagctgggcagcagcttcCCACTACCTGACCCAGCCGGAGCTGCTGGGACCGAGGGGAATGTGGCACCGGTCCCAGGCGACCCGCTTAGGGCTCCAGTGGTGCTAAGTTTCTTGGGTATTGTACAGCATCTTCAGTGGTCATACAGAGATGCATTTGAAAAGTTTTTACTATTACTGAATTCAGGTATTTTGGTTtcaaagaaaatcaagaaaagaCCATACAGGAGGTAATTCCATTTTAATAACCTCCAAATCTCCACTATGTGAAAGTTAAAATAACAAAGTGTGGCAGTATACAGCCATTACCAATAGAAGCAGTGTTAGTCAGCTTCTCAACACTGCTTTTTAgtattttatgggaaaaaaatcctgcctAAAATTTCTTATCCATGAGTTGTTGGGGGTTATAGGAGGTGGAACCTGACACTTAGTAAACTGCATGAGAACCGCAGCTTAAGGTTACTCGATGTCTTCTGGCCTCACAGGATGAGGCAGAGGTATAACTGATTTCTTCTCTGTATCTCTGGAAAGAGCTTTTCTCATATCtatagcaaaaggaaaaaaatgttgtaatAGTAATGCAGTCATTGTAAAAGGTCATGTTAGGTAAATTCTCCATTaaaataacataatttttaatcaaGAAAATTTCCTAGAATCATGAGACTACCTCAAGTTGGAAGGGGCCCATAAGGATCCAACTCTCTGCTCCACATAGTACTACCTAAAACTATACTGTATGATCAGGAGCATTGTGCAGATATTCCTTGAAATCTGATGGGCTTGGTGTCATGACCCTTTCCCTGGAGAGACCATTGCAGTTACCACTCTCTCAGCGAAGAGCCTTCTAACGTCCAGTTTGAACAttccctgacacagctttgctccatctcctcctgtcctgtcactggtcaccgGAGAGAGGAGACCAACACTCCCCTCTGCTGTCCTCTACACACTGTGACGAGGACGTGTCTCAGCTTCCTCTTCTCCAAGTGTAACAAACTCATGGacatcagctgctcctcctaAATCCTGCCCTCAAGACCTCTCACCATCTTGACTGCTCTCCTCAGGACACACTAGTGTCCGTAGTGTTGCTCAATGGCAATGATATTAACTGATATAAAACACTGCATGAAACTCAGCTGAACGGAAAGAAAATGACAGGCTAAAGGGACAAATATATGATTTATATTTGCAGCAATGGTAGGTGTCTATCCTAGCCCTTGTATTCCATGGTACTCCTACATAACAAATAAATAGTGCAAGAACAGAAATTATACACAGCCTGGCCATGTAAGCCTTTGGGaggataattttaaaaaggatcTAGAAAGAGGATGCACCTGATTGCTCACTTTCGTTTACATAATTAACATGCTTGAATTTCCACGTTCCTTCCcttttaaattgaaaatgtCACCCAATTCTCTGTCATTGTTGAACACTGCCAATTGTTAATTTATAGGCAGACATGTGAGAAAAACAGTCCCTGTTATGGgatgaaaggaagaaagtaCTGACATTCCTTCTTGTTTATTCTTGTTCTGCAGTTGATTTTGCCAGAGATGGtaaaaaatgtgtaaatgaCAAGATTAAGTTTTGTGACTGATATAATCTTAAGTAAGAAAAGTTATCTAAAGGAAGATACATAAATCTCATTAATCTGCAACAATCTGAAACTGTTTCATAAgccaaaaaaataataattgtataataataataagccCAGGAACCCACAACATGAGAATCGTTCCATTCAATTTGAGACTGAACACGAACTTACCATAAGCATCTTCATCTGGCTCCCCACTGCTAGCTGAGTAGTACTCTAAGACTGTCCGGTACACACTGTAGCCTAGTTGCTTATACATATTTACAGCAACCTGATTTGATACTCTCACAAAGAGATCGACAAAAAATCCACCCTTTCTTTatgaggggaggaaaaaaacaaacaaacaaaaccacattaAGGAATAGAAGGTAAATGTATTTCTAAGTAACAACCCATAAATTGTAATGAAACCAAAGCAAGTCTAATGCAGTATGCTAATCAAACATCTTTCATGTAATGTATCATAATGTAATAACAGATACACTCCTTTACCAATGGAAAATTCAAATACAGACACggatttcattttatttttgtcacacAGCCCTTCTACACCAATCGGTGGATTCGGAAGTTTGAAGAGAAAGAACAGGACATGCTAAATGCTCCCACTGGCATAAATCCATGAGATATGATTTAAAAAGTATTCACATTTTAGATTGCTTGGATTAGAATGAGTGCAATCAGTCACAAAATTCAGTTGCCTAACAAGAGATGATAGACCCTTAATTTCACAAGGCAAATTTTTCAATACATCATACTATTCTCCAATTTCCCCAACCAAAGTGGAGTTGCTCTACCAAAATCAGTTAAGGACATTTCCCAGTGGGTTCATCTGAcactaaattaaattttctcagGTACAAGTAATCAAGCACGGGATGGCAAGTAAACTAAGATACTGTCTGCAGTACAACATTTTTTCAGGATAGTGTCTGAGGGCATTGCACAAAGCCCACAGTTACTGAACAAGTATGTTGGAGGCCGTACAGGAAACAGTGCTGACATTTCAGAAAGCTCTTTTCCTGTCAAGAAATGTTCTTTTATACAGTATCTCTACTGGAATTCAGGCTATGTCCTTCTCACTCTGGCATGTTAACTTTCACAGAAACCCTGAGATTTTAAACTGCTAAGCAACTTTCATAACTCTTTTTCTCCAACTATGAGGAATTTTAGAAAATCAAAACACCACGTAAAGCAAAGTTCTACCACATAAACCAGGGACAGGTGTCTGTAGAAATActactttaaaatattactttaaaagataaatttaaaGATAGACATACTACTcacttttctgaaatttcttccAGGAGCTCCATCAATTTAGCAGCCAAACCCAGCCGTCGAAACTCTGGTGCAACAGACAGAGCAGTAACATGTCCATGCCATTCTTCCCTAGCCACAGAGCCTTCAGCTTTGCCCATAACTGTGAACATACAGAgcatcagcacagcagcacctctggagTAATGCAGTGCCTGTAGCCAGACAACTTCATAAGAGGAGTAAACCATGGATAAACACACATTACAATGGTTGTTGTAGAGACTAAAACAGGGATGTCTACCTTTTCAGTCTATGATTCAGCAGCCACTAAAAACGTCATTTTGATCAAATATTACAGCAGTTTCTTGACTAGTGTAAACAAACACCCAAGAATTTTGCAAATCCCTTGCTTGAGGTGACTTCTAAATGCAAATTCTAAGCAATTCTCACAAATCTTTTACTGAACCAAAATTTAATCTCTGACTAAAATAGAGGAGGAACAGAGGGTTAGAAACCCAAAACTACTGTTCCAGCAACTATTTGAGACTTTTGGAGATTATGGGGGAATAGAGCTTAGGAAGCTTTACCAATCTGGCAATAGAAAGCTAAGGCCCTACAAACACGACGTGTTcaaggtggaaaaaaagaaaaaaaaaaaaaaaaaaaaagtggagatAGGGATGGTAGTTTTTTTCTAGTTTCTCTCCTCTCTACACTGGGCCAATCCAATGTAAGTTTATTAATAAACATTCACACTTCCAGTATATCTTTTAGATATACTTATAGAGATATAGATATCACAGTCATTGCCAATAAGCAACAAGTGTGGTAGGTACAGAGAAATGTTCTATACGGC is a genomic window of Oenanthe melanoleuca isolate GR-GAL-2019-014 chromosome 8, OMel1.0, whole genome shotgun sequence containing:
- the LOC130256161 gene encoding uncharacterized protein LOC130256161 isoform X1, with the protein product MPIPPPGAVFRGIARRVDTGRAPSGTAGTPEPGGRRQAAAARLSLPGSASGTTLSQASRLLSAPSRPPSRPGKRRKTQITSRKKEQPAELPEPSPCPQPGAASRRRQLLSQPEKDSAVGKLQRRLPGTAPQNGPPPTGLPQRMGQLQPPVIPVRFETEEMLLHHVPRRAPASFCSQGWDWETPPRREWHLAWLQSPVEEAGLPAAQSSWLGTPTPAPGSESRVHSVRIQPRDVPAAAAGVSQSSLLNLQL
- the LOC130256161 gene encoding basic salivary proline-rich protein 2-like isoform X2 gives rise to the protein MPIPPPGAVFRGIARRVDTGRAPSGTAGTPEPGGRRQAAAARLSLPGSASGTTLSQASRLLSAPSRPPSRPGKRRKTQITSRKKEQPAELPEPSPCPQPGAASRRRQLLSQPEKDSAVGKLQRRLPGTAPQNGPPPTGLPQRMGQLQPPVIPVRFEICAEGWQLLLGQELHLPRGKAAASSSPGTVSMQEAAQGTGRGARAGTRPQQEQPWHTDTGG
- the NAA20 gene encoding N-alpha-acetyltransferase 20: MTTLRAFTCDDLFRFNNINLDPLTETYGIPFYLQYLAHWPEYFIVAEAPGGELMGYIMGKAEGSVAREEWHGHVTALSVAPEFRRLGLAAKLMELLEEISEKKGGFFVDLFVRVSNQVAVNMYKQLGYSVYRTVLEYYSASSGEPDEDAYDMRKALSRDTEKKSVIPLPHPVRPEDIE